The Actinocatenispora sera genome has a window encoding:
- the odhI gene encoding oxoglutarate dehydrogenase inhibitor Odhl, with protein MTRPDDEFPPLDVTSTLNIGALEDMLDSAAEAEVVPTRLARSLPPGTALLVVRRGPNAGARFLLDHDVTTSGRHPDSDIFLDDVTVSRRHAEFHRESGAFAVRDVGSLNGTYVNRERVETATLSNGDEVQIGKFRLVLIAGPRADDA; from the coding sequence ATGACCCGGCCCGACGACGAGTTCCCCCCACTCGACGTCACCTCGACGTTGAACATCGGTGCGCTGGAGGACATGCTCGACAGCGCGGCCGAGGCCGAGGTGGTGCCGACCCGGCTGGCGCGGTCGTTGCCGCCGGGGACGGCGCTGCTGGTGGTGCGCCGGGGCCCGAATGCGGGTGCGCGGTTCCTGCTCGATCACGATGTGACGACCAGTGGCCGGCATCCGGACAGCGACATTTTCCTCGACGACGTGACGGTGTCTCGCCGGCATGCGGAGTTCCATCGGGAGTCCGGTGCGTTCGCGGTGCGTGACGTGGGCAGTTTGAACGGGACGTATGTCAACCGGGAGCGGGTCGAGACGGCTACCCTGAGCAATGGCGATGAGGTACAGATCGGTAAGTTCCGGTTGGTTCTGATCGCCGGTCCGAGGGCGGACGACGCGTAG
- the gcvH gene encoding glycine cleavage system protein GcvH, which yields MIPDDLRYTAEHEWVRASGNTVRVGITHFAQDSLGDVVFVELPEPGAAVTAGQAVGEIESTKSVSDVYSPVTGTVSARNEALGDSPDLINREPYGEGWMLEIEVSDPAELDGLLDAAAYEKVTGEG from the coding sequence GTGATTCCCGACGATCTGCGGTACACGGCGGAGCACGAGTGGGTGCGGGCCTCGGGCAACACGGTGCGGGTGGGTATCACGCACTTCGCGCAGGACTCGCTGGGTGATGTGGTGTTCGTGGAGTTGCCGGAGCCGGGTGCTGCGGTGACCGCGGGCCAGGCGGTGGGTGAGATCGAGTCGACCAAGAGCGTGTCGGACGTGTACTCGCCGGTGACCGGCACGGTGTCGGCGCGCAACGAGGCGTTGGGTGATTCGCCGGATCTGATCAACCGCGAGCCGTACGGCGAGGGTTGGATGCTGGAGATCGAGGTGTCGGATCCGGCGGAGCTGGACGGGCTGCTGGATGCGGCGGCGTACGAGAAGGTCACCGGCGAAGGCTGA
- a CDS encoding small basic family protein, producing the protein MIALIALVVGVVVGFALEPTVPTGLQAYLPIAVVAALDAVTGGVRAWLRKEFNDKQFVISFVSNVLVAALMVYLGDKLGVGAQLSTGVVVVLGMRIFANVAAIRQTLFKA; encoded by the coding sequence ATGATCGCGTTGATCGCGCTGGTGGTCGGGGTGGTCGTCGGGTTCGCGCTGGAGCCGACGGTGCCGACGGGCCTGCAGGCGTACCTGCCGATCGCGGTGGTGGCCGCCCTGGATGCGGTGACCGGTGGGGTGCGGGCGTGGCTGCGCAAGGAGTTCAACGACAAGCAGTTCGTCATCTCGTTCGTGTCGAACGTGCTGGTGGCGGCGCTGATGGTGTACCTGGGTGACAAGTTGGGTGTGGGCGCGCAGCTGTCGACCGGTGTGGTGGTGGTGTTGGGGATGCGTATCTTCGCGAACGTGGCGGCGATCCGGCAGACGTTGTTCAAGGCGTGA
- a CDS encoding substrate-binding domain-containing protein yields MPRGNHAKGGLRSHRRRIGKHLIIAPWIIITAICALVLAGLTTTWVVLVTRGCGGSAVTATVYADPAVSSIIDKQAQTWMQGSPAVDGHCAKISVVPRDSASVAAALAPSWDPRTDGTRPDAWVPESSLWMQLAASRPDAARMLPERRPSLARSPAVIAMPKPMAEVMKKVAPKLTWNQLATQYAGKVWAKYGHPSWGGIRVDMTDATTSTAGLHAVTAMADANDDGDISTAERLSLNQIWQVGAAHPTDTQQVIQKLESADSSSTTAVLKTVSAFPALEQDVISYNQDGPKVPLTAVYPSDGSADADFPYLRLSWSHQTTPGINDDAQRVRSDIARTFLTDLRSATAKKAFRDAGYRDASRRPGPLMTAANGVDRKVPTLPRKVMSPDSVSQTVSMWTSISRDSNVLLIMDVSSGMGQKVAGTNKTKLQLAGDAVAEAITLFGPGARLGLWDYASHVKGDSADYEQIVPVDTLNGTYQGTTRRVAINNALDQLQPVGEPTLYDTVAAAYKMMRKHYQNDASNRIVVVTGSGNDSASKTGLAELTSTLNAGADKNHPLPVVTVGYGSGVDLSSLQTISQASGGRTYAASSPTEVSKVLLTALFSGAPPTSD; encoded by the coding sequence GTGCCGCGTGGCAACCACGCCAAGGGCGGCCTACGCTCCCACCGGCGTAGGATCGGCAAGCACCTGATCATCGCACCGTGGATCATCATCACCGCGATCTGTGCGCTGGTCCTGGCCGGCCTGACGACCACCTGGGTGGTGCTGGTGACCCGCGGCTGCGGCGGCAGCGCGGTCACCGCCACCGTGTACGCCGACCCGGCCGTGTCCAGCATCATCGACAAGCAGGCACAGACCTGGATGCAGGGCAGCCCGGCCGTCGACGGGCACTGCGCGAAGATCAGCGTCGTCCCGCGTGATTCCGCCTCGGTCGCGGCGGCGCTGGCACCCAGCTGGGACCCCCGCACCGACGGCACCCGCCCGGACGCCTGGGTGCCCGAGTCCAGCCTGTGGATGCAGCTGGCGGCGTCGCGGCCGGATGCGGCGCGGATGCTGCCCGAGCGGCGCCCCAGCCTGGCCCGCAGCCCCGCAGTGATCGCCATGCCCAAGCCGATGGCCGAGGTGATGAAGAAGGTCGCCCCGAAGCTGACCTGGAACCAGCTCGCCACGCAGTACGCCGGCAAGGTGTGGGCGAAGTACGGGCACCCCAGCTGGGGCGGCATCCGGGTCGACATGACCGACGCGACCACCTCCACCGCCGGGCTGCACGCGGTGACCGCGATGGCCGACGCCAACGACGACGGCGACATATCCACCGCCGAGCGGCTGAGCCTCAACCAGATCTGGCAGGTCGGTGCCGCCCACCCCACCGACACCCAGCAGGTGATCCAGAAGCTGGAGTCGGCCGACTCCAGCAGCACCACCGCGGTGCTCAAGACGGTGTCGGCGTTCCCCGCCCTGGAACAGGACGTGATCAGCTACAACCAGGACGGGCCGAAGGTGCCGCTGACGGCCGTGTACCCGTCCGACGGCAGCGCCGACGCCGACTTCCCCTACCTGCGGTTGAGCTGGTCACACCAGACGACCCCGGGCATCAACGACGACGCGCAGCGGGTCCGCAGCGACATCGCGCGCACGTTCCTCACCGACCTGCGCTCGGCCACCGCGAAGAAGGCGTTCCGCGACGCCGGCTACCGGGACGCCTCCCGCCGGCCCGGCCCGCTGATGACCGCCGCCAACGGCGTCGACCGCAAGGTACCCACCCTGCCACGCAAGGTGATGAGCCCCGACTCGGTGTCGCAGACCGTGTCGATGTGGACGTCGATCTCCCGGGACAGCAACGTGCTGCTGATCATGGACGTGTCCTCGGGCATGGGGCAGAAGGTCGCCGGCACCAACAAGACCAAGCTGCAGCTGGCCGGCGACGCGGTCGCCGAAGCCATCACCCTGTTCGGGCCGGGCGCGCGGCTGGGCCTGTGGGACTACGCCAGCCACGTCAAGGGCGACTCGGCCGACTACGAGCAGATCGTGCCCGTCGACACGCTCAACGGCACCTACCAGGGCACCACCAGGCGGGTCGCCATCAACAACGCGCTCGACCAGCTGCAGCCCGTCGGCGAACCCACCCTGTACGACACGGTCGCCGCCGCCTACAAGATGATGCGCAAGCACTACCAGAACGACGCCAGCAACCGGATCGTCGTGGTCACCGGCTCCGGCAACGACTCGGCCAGCAAGACCGGCCTGGCCGAACTGACCAGCACCCTGAACGCTGGCGCGGACAAGAACCATCCGCTGCCGGTCGTGACCGTCGGGTACGGCAGCGGCGTCGACCTGTCGTCGCTGCAGACCATCTCGCAGGCCTCCGGCGGCCGCACGTACGCGGCGAGCAGCCCCACCGAGGTGTCCAAGGTGCTGCTGACCGCCCTGTTCAGCGGCGCCCCACCCACCTCCGACTGA
- a CDS encoding DUF881 domain-containing protein has product MSDPLDPPKGEPAGPGPTGRTWGKAFGADLLARLYETSLEPGYAAAAEKRRREGPQRPFARRLGKAGTAAMALLFGVLMAVTYRHAVAAEPESHRTHDQLVGEVKSQRADTDALQRRADRLRAQVSHQRDEALSLAGGDEADRLHALEAANGLDRVRGPGLTVTLTDAPTPKDPVTGKESSENLGRVLDVDIQEVVNELWRDGAEAVAVDGQRLGATSTIRTAGEAILVDFRPVNSPYKITVIGPGSMGDRFGSSATDARYEGFVKRYQMGFAVQRSAQLTLPAAADQQLRYAHPVRPGGSASPSSSPSASGTGGGR; this is encoded by the coding sequence GTGAGCGATCCGCTGGACCCGCCGAAGGGCGAGCCGGCCGGGCCAGGCCCGACCGGCCGGACGTGGGGCAAGGCGTTCGGCGCCGACCTGCTCGCCCGGCTGTACGAGACATCGCTGGAGCCGGGGTACGCGGCCGCGGCGGAGAAGCGGCGGCGGGAGGGCCCGCAGCGGCCGTTCGCGCGGCGCCTGGGCAAGGCCGGTACGGCGGCGATGGCGTTGCTGTTCGGGGTGCTGATGGCGGTGACCTACCGGCACGCGGTGGCCGCGGAACCGGAATCGCATCGCACCCACGATCAGCTCGTTGGTGAGGTGAAGAGCCAGCGCGCCGACACCGATGCGTTGCAACGGCGAGCGGATCGGTTGCGGGCACAGGTGTCGCACCAGCGTGACGAGGCGCTGTCGCTGGCCGGCGGGGACGAGGCGGACCGGCTGCACGCGTTGGAGGCCGCGAACGGGTTGGACCGGGTCCGCGGGCCGGGGTTGACGGTGACGTTGACCGATGCGCCGACGCCGAAGGATCCGGTGACCGGCAAGGAGAGTTCGGAGAACCTGGGCCGGGTGCTGGATGTGGACATCCAGGAGGTGGTGAACGAGCTGTGGCGCGACGGGGCGGAGGCGGTGGCCGTGGACGGGCAGCGGCTGGGCGCCACCTCGACGATCCGTACCGCGGGGGAGGCGATTCTGGTGGACTTCCGGCCGGTGAACAGTCCGTACAAGATCACGGTGATCGGGCCGGGTTCGATGGGTGACCGGTTCGGGTCGTCGGCCACCGACGCGCGGTACGAGGGGTTCGTGAAGCGGTACCAGATGGGGTTCGCGGTGCAGCGGTCGGCGCAGTTGACGCTGCCGGCGGCGGCCGACCAGCAGCTGCGGTACGCGCACCCGGTGCGTCCCGGCGGGTCGGCGTCGCCGTCGTCGTCTCCTTCGGCGTCGGGTACCGGGGGCGGCCGATGA
- a CDS encoding DUF5999 family protein encodes MCQHQPPCPAADDPARDAARILFTHPEQGWSLLCNGVVLFDDTGQLLPDGSSITPHRGPAPHRRPAHAA; translated from the coding sequence ATGTGTCAGCACCAGCCACCCTGCCCGGCCGCCGACGACCCGGCGCGCGACGCGGCCAGAATCCTGTTCACCCACCCCGAGCAGGGGTGGAGCCTGCTGTGCAACGGGGTGGTGCTGTTCGACGACACCGGCCAGCTGCTGCCCGACGGCAGCTCCATCACCCCGCACCGCGGCCCCGCGCCGCACCGCAGGCCGGCGCACGCCGCCTGA
- a CDS encoding MerR family transcriptional regulator has protein sequence MDERRSGQHATDGGVAQGVLFASVGDELDGDDVGYRGVTACHAAGISYRQLDYWARTGLVVPSVRPAAGSGSQRLYSFRDIVVLKVVKRLLDAGVSLQNIRKAIDQLRSRGVGDLAQITLISDGTTVYECRSPEEVVDLLQGGQGVFGIAIGGAFSEIRGSLATLPAEPAAGVDAPVSAAGDELAARRAARRHAG, from the coding sequence ATGGACGAGCGGCGATCCGGGCAGCATGCGACTGATGGTGGCGTGGCCCAGGGTGTGTTGTTCGCCTCCGTGGGCGACGAGCTCGACGGTGATGATGTCGGTTATCGCGGGGTGACGGCCTGCCATGCGGCGGGGATCAGTTACCGGCAGTTGGACTACTGGGCGCGGACGGGTCTGGTGGTGCCGAGTGTGCGGCCGGCGGCGGGTTCGGGTAGTCAGCGGCTGTACTCGTTTCGCGACATCGTGGTGTTGAAGGTGGTCAAGCGGCTGCTGGATGCGGGCGTGTCGTTGCAGAACATCCGCAAGGCGATCGATCAGCTGCGTTCGCGCGGGGTGGGTGATCTGGCGCAGATCACGCTGATTTCCGATGGTACGACGGTGTACGAGTGTCGTTCGCCGGAAGAGGTGGTCGACCTGTTGCAGGGCGGCCAGGGTGTGTTCGGGATCGCGATCGGTGGTGCGTTCTCGGAGATTCGGGGCTCGTTGGCCACGTTGCCGGCGGAGCCTGCGGCCGGGGTGGATGCGCCGGTGTCGGCGGCGGGTGACGAGTTGGCCGCGCGGCGTGCGGCGCGCCGGCACGCGGGCTGA
- the gcvP gene encoding aminomethyl-transferring glycine dehydrogenase, translating to MAAVPFAARHIGPGAAEQQRMLAEVGYSSVAELLAAAMPETILTRQALRLPPAAGEAEVTGELRRLADANRTMVQMIGLGYYGTHTPAVILRNVLEDPAWYTAYTPYQPEISQGRLEALLNFQTVIEDLTGLAVAGASLLDEGTAAAEAMTLARRANKKSTSPVFLVDSDVFPQTLAVLRTRALPLGIEVRVADLAAGLPDGEFFGLLTQYPGASGRVVDHEALCAAAHERGALVTVAADLLGLCLLRPPGEVGADVVVGSAQRFGVPMGFGGPHAGFMSVRKGLERMLPGRLVGVSKDADGQVAYRLALQTREQHIRREKATSNICTAQVLLAVMASMYAVYHGPDGLRRIAARTHRLATILAAGLRTGGVEVVHEAFFDTVSARVPGGAAQVVAAARDAGINLRLVDADTVGIACDETTGDGDLLAVWRAFGIAVPSISEVDARCAEPLPAALVRSAGYLAHPVFAAHRSETAMLRYLRDLADKDYALDRGMIPLGSCTMKLNATTEMEPITWPEFASIHPFAPADQTEGYRELIDDLCRWLAEVTGYDAVSLQPNAGSQGELAGLLAIHGYHQARGESQRDVCLIPSSAHGTNAASAVMAGMRVVVVACDDDGNVDLADLDAKIAAHADSLAAIMVTYPSTHGVYEQQIAQLCGKVHDAGGQVYVDGANLNALLGFAKPGRFGADVSHLNLHKTFCIPHGGGGPGVGPVAARAHLAPYLPGHPMLDGNDPQRPTVSAAPYGSAGILPISWAYLRLMGPDGLTAATGAAVLAANYLAARLRPHFPVLYAGANGLVAHECIVDLRPVTKSSGISVDDVAKRLIDYGFHAPTMSFPVAGTLMVEPTESEDLAELDRFVEAMIAIRREITKVESGEWSAEDNPLVNAPHTARMLTADDWSHKYSRQEAGYPNGDGARQKYWSPVRRIDGAFGDRNLVCSCPPPEAFTQ from the coding sequence GTGGCGGCGGTGCCGTTCGCGGCCCGGCACATCGGGCCGGGTGCGGCCGAGCAACAGCGGATGCTGGCCGAGGTGGGGTACTCCTCGGTGGCGGAGCTGCTTGCGGCGGCGATGCCGGAGACGATCCTGACCCGGCAGGCGCTGAGGCTGCCGCCGGCGGCGGGTGAGGCGGAGGTGACCGGCGAGCTGCGCCGGTTGGCGGACGCGAACCGCACCATGGTGCAGATGATCGGTCTGGGCTACTACGGCACGCACACGCCGGCGGTGATTCTGCGTAACGTGCTGGAGGACCCGGCGTGGTACACGGCGTACACGCCGTACCAGCCGGAGATCAGTCAGGGCCGGTTGGAGGCGCTGCTGAACTTCCAGACGGTGATCGAGGATCTGACCGGGCTGGCGGTGGCGGGTGCGTCGCTGCTGGACGAGGGTACGGCGGCGGCGGAGGCGATGACGCTGGCCCGCCGGGCGAACAAGAAGTCGACCTCGCCGGTGTTCCTGGTGGATTCCGACGTGTTCCCGCAGACGCTGGCGGTGCTGCGGACCCGGGCGCTGCCGCTGGGTATCGAGGTGCGGGTGGCGGATCTGGCGGCGGGGCTGCCGGACGGGGAGTTCTTCGGCCTGCTGACGCAGTACCCGGGTGCGTCGGGCCGGGTGGTCGACCACGAGGCGCTGTGTGCCGCGGCGCATGAGCGGGGCGCGCTGGTGACGGTGGCGGCGGACCTGCTGGGTCTGTGCCTGCTGCGCCCGCCGGGCGAGGTCGGCGCGGATGTGGTGGTCGGGTCGGCGCAGCGGTTCGGGGTGCCGATGGGTTTCGGTGGCCCGCACGCCGGGTTCATGTCGGTACGCAAGGGTCTGGAGCGGATGCTGCCGGGCCGGCTGGTGGGGGTCAGCAAGGACGCCGACGGGCAGGTGGCGTACCGGTTGGCGTTGCAGACCCGGGAGCAGCACATTCGCCGGGAGAAGGCGACGAGCAACATCTGTACCGCGCAGGTGCTGCTGGCGGTGATGGCCAGCATGTACGCGGTGTATCACGGTCCGGACGGGCTGCGGCGCATCGCGGCGCGCACCCACCGGCTGGCGACGATCCTCGCGGCCGGGTTGCGTACCGGTGGGGTCGAGGTGGTGCACGAGGCGTTCTTCGACACGGTGTCGGCGCGGGTGCCGGGTGGCGCGGCGCAGGTGGTGGCGGCGGCCCGGGACGCGGGGATCAACCTGCGGCTGGTGGATGCGGACACGGTCGGGATCGCGTGTGACGAGACGACCGGCGACGGTGATCTGCTGGCGGTGTGGCGGGCGTTCGGTATCGCCGTGCCGTCGATCAGCGAGGTCGATGCGCGGTGCGCCGAGCCGCTGCCGGCGGCGCTGGTGCGTTCGGCGGGCTATCTGGCGCATCCGGTGTTCGCGGCGCACCGCTCGGAGACGGCGATGCTGCGCTACCTGCGGGATCTGGCCGACAAGGACTACGCGCTGGATCGCGGGATGATCCCGCTGGGGTCGTGCACGATGAAGTTGAACGCGACCACGGAGATGGAGCCGATCACCTGGCCGGAGTTCGCGTCGATTCACCCGTTCGCGCCGGCCGACCAGACGGAGGGCTACCGGGAGCTGATCGACGACCTGTGCCGCTGGCTGGCCGAGGTGACCGGCTACGACGCGGTGAGCCTGCAGCCCAATGCCGGCAGCCAGGGTGAGCTGGCCGGGCTGCTGGCGATCCACGGCTACCACCAGGCGCGGGGCGAGTCGCAGCGCGACGTGTGCCTGATCCCGTCGTCGGCGCACGGGACGAACGCGGCGTCGGCGGTGATGGCCGGGATGCGGGTGGTGGTCGTGGCCTGCGACGACGACGGCAACGTGGACCTGGCCGACCTGGATGCGAAGATCGCCGCGCACGCCGACTCGCTGGCGGCGATCATGGTGACCTACCCGTCCACGCACGGGGTGTACGAGCAGCAGATCGCGCAGCTGTGCGGCAAGGTGCACGACGCCGGTGGCCAGGTGTACGTGGACGGGGCGAACCTCAACGCGCTGCTGGGGTTTGCGAAGCCGGGCCGGTTCGGCGCGGACGTGTCGCACCTGAACCTGCACAAGACGTTCTGCATCCCGCACGGTGGCGGCGGGCCGGGTGTGGGTCCGGTGGCGGCGCGCGCGCACCTGGCGCCGTACCTGCCGGGGCATCCGATGCTGGACGGCAACGACCCGCAGCGGCCGACGGTGTCGGCGGCGCCGTACGGGTCGGCGGGGATCCTGCCGATCTCGTGGGCGTACCTGCGGCTGATGGGCCCGGACGGGCTGACCGCGGCGACCGGGGCGGCGGTGCTCGCGGCCAACTACCTGGCGGCGCGGCTGCGGCCGCACTTCCCGGTGCTGTACGCGGGGGCGAACGGGCTGGTGGCGCACGAGTGCATCGTGGATCTGCGGCCGGTGACGAAGTCGTCGGGGATCAGCGTGGACGATGTGGCGAAGCGGCTGATCGACTACGGGTTCCACGCGCCGACGATGTCGTTCCCGGTGGCGGGGACGTTGATGGTGGAGCCGACCGAGAGCGAGGATCTCGCGGAGCTGGACCGGTTCGTGGAGGCGATGATCGCGATCCGCCGCGAGATCACCAAGGTCGAGTCGGGTGAGTGGTCGGCGGAGGACAATCCGCTGGTCAACGCGCCGCACACGGCGCGGATGCTGACCGCCGACGACTGGTCGCACAAGTATTCGCGGCAGGAGGCCGGCTACCCGAACGGGGACGGGGCCCGGCAGAAGTACTGGTCGCCGGTGCGCCGGATCGATGGTGCGTTCGGCGACCGTAACCTGGTGTGTTCGTGCCCGCCGCCGGAGGCGTTCACGCAGTGA
- a CDS encoding bifunctional nuclease family protein has protein sequence MQELSVVGVRVELPGNQPIVLLKEASGDRYLPIWIGAVEATAIAFEQQGVKPARPLTHDLLRDVLTALGTPLQLVEITELKDTVFYAELVIGDGVRVSARPSDAIALALRVGATIQCSEQVLDAVGIVIPDEQEDEVERFREFLDQVSPEDFAG, from the coding sequence GTGCAGGAGCTCAGCGTGGTGGGTGTCCGGGTGGAGTTGCCGGGCAACCAACCGATCGTCCTACTGAAAGAGGCCTCGGGGGATCGGTATCTGCCGATCTGGATCGGTGCTGTGGAGGCGACGGCGATTGCCTTCGAGCAGCAGGGGGTGAAGCCGGCCCGGCCGCTGACGCACGATCTGCTGCGGGATGTGTTGACGGCGTTGGGGACTCCGTTGCAGCTGGTGGAGATCACCGAGTTGAAGGACACGGTGTTCTATGCCGAGTTGGTGATCGGTGATGGGGTGCGGGTGTCGGCTCGGCCGTCGGATGCGATCGCGTTGGCGTTGCGGGTGGGCGCGACGATCCAGTGTTCGGAGCAGGTGCTTGATGCGGTCGGCATCGTGATTCCGGACGAGCAGGAGGACGAGGTCGAGCGGTTCCGCGAGTTTCTCGATCAGGTGAGCCCGGAGGATTTCGCCGGCTGA
- a CDS encoding CDP-alcohol phosphatidyltransferase family protein — translation MSTSSVAAGTGQVVSHRVFTLPNLVSLIRLAGVPLFVYLLLVAHETIAALVVLAVGASTDWVDGQLARRLNQVTRLGQLLDPITDRAYIVVTVLALTVSGAVPWQLTAVLVAREAVLALSFPVLWHHGYQAPLQVHYLGKTATFVLMFSFPVLLLATVGGVVQAVALPVGWALALWGAALYWYAGVLYLIQAAQVVRAARRSLR, via the coding sequence GTGTCGACCTCGTCGGTCGCGGCCGGTACGGGGCAGGTCGTGTCGCACCGGGTCTTCACCCTGCCGAATCTGGTCAGCCTGATCCGGCTCGCCGGAGTGCCGCTGTTCGTCTATCTGCTGCTGGTCGCCCACGAAACGATCGCGGCCCTGGTGGTGCTCGCCGTCGGCGCGTCCACCGACTGGGTCGACGGGCAGCTGGCCCGGCGGCTCAACCAGGTCACCCGGCTCGGTCAGCTGCTGGACCCGATCACCGACCGGGCGTACATCGTGGTCACGGTGCTCGCCCTGACGGTGTCCGGCGCGGTGCCGTGGCAGCTGACCGCGGTACTCGTCGCCCGGGAGGCGGTGCTGGCACTGTCGTTCCCGGTGCTGTGGCATCACGGGTACCAGGCGCCGCTGCAGGTGCACTACCTGGGCAAGACGGCGACGTTCGTGCTGATGTTCTCGTTCCCGGTGCTGCTGCTCGCCACCGTCGGCGGCGTCGTACAGGCGGTCGCGCTGCCGGTGGGCTGGGCGCTGGCGCTGTGGGGCGCGGCGCTCTACTGGTACGCCGGGGTGCTGTACCTGATCCAGGCGGCGCAGGTGGTGCGCGCGGCGAGGCGGAGCCTGCGGTGA
- a CDS encoding MerR family transcriptional regulator: MSIGEVLAHLRGEFPDTTISKLRFLESEGLVEPERTPSGYRKYSWDDVSRLTYILTAQRDHYLPLRVIREHLAALDEGRLPPGGAVVSRPPLVAVEQLPTAQDFRPASGDVRLSRAELAEQAGIDDAQLRELEQFGLVSARSGYYDADAVEIAKVVGLLAPFGVQPRHLRAYRSAADREIGLFEQVVAPLARQRNPQARAAAAETVRELAALSLRLHAALVQAGLRGSVGG; encoded by the coding sequence ATGAGCATCGGTGAGGTGCTTGCTCATCTTCGGGGTGAGTTCCCGGACACCACGATTTCGAAGTTGCGGTTCCTGGAGTCCGAGGGTCTGGTGGAGCCGGAGCGCACGCCGTCGGGTTACCGGAAGTACTCGTGGGACGACGTGTCCCGGTTGACCTACATCCTGACCGCGCAGCGCGATCACTACCTGCCGTTGCGGGTGATCCGGGAGCATCTGGCGGCGCTGGACGAGGGCCGGCTGCCGCCGGGTGGTGCGGTGGTGTCGCGGCCGCCGTTGGTGGCGGTGGAGCAGCTGCCGACGGCGCAGGATTTTCGGCCGGCGTCGGGGGATGTTCGGCTGTCTCGGGCGGAGCTGGCCGAGCAGGCCGGGATCGACGACGCGCAGCTGCGGGAGTTGGAGCAGTTCGGGTTGGTGTCGGCGCGGTCGGGTTACTACGACGCGGACGCGGTGGAGATCGCGAAGGTGGTCGGTCTGTTGGCGCCGTTCGGTGTGCAGCCGCGGCATCTGCGGGCGTACCGGTCGGCGGCTGATCGGGAGATCGGGTTGTTCGAGCAGGTGGTTGCTCCTCTTGCGCGGCAACGGAATCCGCAGGCGCGGGCGGCGGCTGCGGAGACGGTGCGGGAGTTGGCGGCGTTGTCGTTGCGGTTGCATGCGGCGTTGGTGCAGGCGGGGTTGCGCGGCTCGGTGGGCGGGTAG
- a CDS encoding DUF881 domain-containing protein produces MAEHEEPREVAGSPKPGAPKPGSPKEPDEAAAEDSAEAEPRDGADGADGVADRDELPPVRWWTHRLPRRSAALIGVLVALLGFALAVQVNSNDSDQALAGARQEDLVRILDTLDSRKERLQQEIASLNSQRQQISSTEQGRAEALKEARQRADDLGILAGTLPAEGPGLAVEFSGGKDGVGASVLLDAVEELRGAGAEAMQVEGSSGGAVRIVASTAFVDGSGRSLLVDGNRLSAPLTLSVIGDASTMQAALNIPGGVVDTVRQAGGRVSVRQPSVVQVSVTRSAPAARYARPVS; encoded by the coding sequence ATGGCCGAACACGAGGAACCGCGGGAGGTCGCCGGCTCGCCGAAGCCAGGGGCTCCAAAACCGGGGTCGCCGAAGGAACCGGACGAGGCTGCGGCCGAGGACTCGGCGGAGGCGGAGCCGCGGGACGGCGCGGACGGCGCGGACGGCGTGGCGGACCGGGACGAGTTGCCGCCGGTGCGGTGGTGGACGCACCGGTTGCCGCGCCGGTCGGCGGCGCTGATCGGGGTGCTGGTGGCGTTGCTGGGGTTCGCGCTGGCGGTGCAGGTCAACAGCAACGACTCCGATCAGGCGCTGGCCGGTGCCCGGCAGGAGGATCTGGTGCGGATCCTGGACACGTTGGACTCGCGCAAGGAGCGGCTGCAGCAGGAGATCGCGTCGTTGAACTCGCAGCGGCAGCAGATCTCGTCGACCGAGCAGGGTCGGGCGGAGGCGTTGAAGGAGGCGCGGCAGCGCGCGGACGATCTGGGGATCCTGGCCGGGACGTTGCCGGCGGAGGGGCCGGGGTTGGCGGTGGAGTTCTCCGGTGGCAAGGACGGCGTCGGGGCGAGCGTGTTGCTGGATGCGGTGGAGGAGCTGCGGGGCGCGGGCGCGGAGGCGATGCAGGTCGAGGGTTCGTCCGGCGGTGCGGTGCGGATCGTGGCGTCGACGGCGTTCGTGGACGGTTCGGGTCGGTCGCTGTTGGTGGACGGGAACCGGTTGTCGGCGCCGTTGACGTTGTCGGTGATCGGGGACGCTTCGACGATGCAGGCGGCGTTGAACATCCCGGGTGGGGTGGTGGACACGGTGCGCCAGGCGGGCGGCAGGGTGAGTGTGCGGCAGCCGTCGGTGGTGCAGGTGTCGGTGACCCGGTCGGCGCCCGCAGCGCGGTATGCCCGCCCGGTGTCGTAG